GACAGGCGGGGTTCTGACAGACGAAACTCTCGAGTGGGAGCTCTTTTGACACGTCCGGGGATAGGCCCCGGACGCTCCCATTTCAGTGGTGTCGGGCATAGTTCCAGCCAACTACCTCGTGGTGATACCACACGTCAAAGTGACGTCCGATCAGATCAGTGACCCGACGTGTCGTCCACGTCGGATCAGGGAACCCGTGGTGCACCGCACCCTCCCGCAGGAAGGTGCGCAATTGTTCGTGTTGTGCCGCTGTGAGCCGCGAGGTTGCGCCACTGGCAATGGTGGCCTTCAGGCCACCATTGCGGCGTAGTCGTGCTTTCCAGGTGTAGATCGTATGGACGGAGACACCGAAGTGATTCGCAATCTCCTGGTTCCGATGGGTTCCGCGTTCAATCCATGCGAGAGCGGCGAGGCGGCGCTCCTCGAGTTGAGCGCGGGAGTAGTGGGTCGGTTGCCAACCAGGCATGTGGCAAGTCTATCAACTCAGATCTTCGCCGCGATCAATAGGCTGGGGGGGGTCTTCTGGGGGGCGTGAAGCTGTCTTCGTCCACCCCCATCCCCTCCTGAAGCCCACCGCCACCCGCGCGGACATCGTGAACTTGTGCGCCGAGGCGCGTGACCACTCGTTCTTCGCGGCGTGCCTGAATCCGGTGTTCCTTGGGCTGGCGAAGGCGGAGTTGGCGGGGTCGGACGTGAAGGTGGCGCCCGTGTGTGGGTTCCCGCTGGGTGCGGTGAGCAGCGAGCAGAAGGCGGTGGAGGCCCGCCTGAGCGTGGAGGCGGGTGCGGACGAGGTGGACATGGTGATTCACATCGGCGCGGCGCTCGCGAACGAGTGGGACGCGGTGGAGGCGGATGTGCGCGGGGTGCGTCGTGCGATTCCGGACACGGTGTTGAAGGTGCCCACCCTGACGTGCTTCCTGAGTGATGAGCAGAAGCGGGAGGCGACGGCGGCGGTGGTGCGGGCCGGGGCGGAGTTCGTGAAGTCAGGTGCGGGCTTCGGCATGGGCGGCGCTGGCGCAGGTTCGCGCTGTTACCCTTCGCGGTTGACGATGTGGCGGATTTCGCCGGGTGGGACGTCCAGCAGGTCGCGGATGACCAGCGGGTAGACCGGGGTGGATTCGGTGTCGTTCATCGGGAGCCAGTGGCAGGTCACGCCGGGGTTGTCCTGCACGGTGAACGGGTTGTCCGGCAGTTCCGCTGGGGCGGGTGTGTGGTAGTAGAAGCCGATCTCGTGCTGGCGGTGGTTGGCGGGGCCGAAGAAGCTCTCGACCACGCCGACCAGTCGCAGTGGGCCGGGGGGCAGGCCTGTTTCTTCCGTCCATTCGCGGGCGGCGGCGGTGGCGGAGTCCTCGTCGGTGGTGACGGCCCCGCCGGGCAGGTAGTGAAAGCCGATGCCGGGCTCGGTGTTCGTGAGGAGGCGGTCGCCGCGCGTGCAGAGGACAGCGACCCGCACGCTGAATTTCACGTCGCCCAGGGGGAGGCGGATGTCAAACGGTCTCCGATTGGATGGTTGCATAACCATTCAATCCGAGCGAAGCGACTCGCAGAG
The genomic region above belongs to Deinococcus depolymerans and contains:
- the deoC gene encoding deoxyribose-phosphate aldolase, giving the protein MWQVYQLRSSPRSIGWGGSSGGREAVFVHPHPLLKPTATRADIVNLCAEARDHSFFAACLNPVFLGLAKAELAGSDVKVAPVCGFPLGAVSSEQKAVEARLSVEAGADEVDMVIHIGAALANEWDAVEADVRGVRRAIPDTVLKVPTLTCFLSDEQKREATAAVVRAGAEFVKSGAGFGMGGAGAGSRCYPSRLTMWRISPGGTSSRSRMTSG
- a CDS encoding transposase; this encodes MPGWQPTHYSRAQLEERRLAALAWIERGTHRNQEIANHFGVSVHTIYTWKARLRRNGGLKATIASGATSRLTAAQHEQLRTFLREGAVHHGFPDPTWTTRRVTDLIGRHFDVWYHHEVVGWNYARHH
- a CDS encoding NUDIX hydrolase, which translates into the protein MKFSVRVAVLCTRGDRLLTNTEPGIGFHYLPGGAVTTDEDSATAAAREWTEETGLPPGPLRLVGVVESFFGPANHRQHEIGFYYHTPAPAELPDNPFTVQDNPGVTCHWLPMNDTESTPVYPLVIRDLLDVPPGEIRHIVNREG